The following are encoded together in the Daphnia magna isolate NIES linkage group LG8, ASM2063170v1.1, whole genome shotgun sequence genome:
- the LOC116936364 gene encoding cholinesterase 1 produces MKSLLLPIIVIFLLAGHYLAEVSSQVILEVPGYGVLNGTNENSTYTERPFYAFRGVFYAEKPTPENRFLPPLPKIPYSMDEIQQTTNNNAGCPQLNSTNEDCLSLNIFTPQLPFESDKLLPVMVWVHGGGFSLGHALEYLPNRFMEHDIVLVPIQYRLGPLGFLSFDTDDVPGNAGIFDQIEALRWVNKHIQYFGGDPSQITIAGESAGSASITLLLLAPQARGLFQRAIAESGSVLAEWALDGDGRGKAASLQISEMAGCPVEPYQDLLTCVRNIDPAELNEAYRDYSTAEMSKGGLGFSGSNPIIQVAGAQRIIESDPFELYNSGNFANVPTMFGANKQEGSVVLGLLYTSFLVPNNLTEDEEYLANDLVPQLLTTLHIDDPTGELAAQLTEKYLSTAVMGNFTSMTPGLIDMCGVLFLKEPSYETTQVVSQYNADAFFYSFEYEGRNSIFNYVFAANPPPFPSGVAHADELIYLYVIPFPSIPPGLNNSETELSMKMLQVWTNFVIYGNPTPDGVPLLDGIPQFLRYSSAVESYTAIDDVWRSETDYTLTYTVTVDELNPPVNKRRVSNKQSERSKYVSSSKTNDLAY; encoded by the exons ATGAAGTCGCTTTTGTTACCCATCATCGTTATTTTCCTTTTGGCCGGCCATTATTTAGCTGAGGTTTCTTCGCAAGTCATCCTCGAAGTACCAGGTTATGGCGTTCTTAACGGGACCAACGAAAACTCGACTTACACCGAACGCCCGTTCTACGCGTTTCGCGGTGTCTTTTACGCAGAAAAACCCACGCCTGAGAATCGATTTTTG CCACCGCTTCCGAAAATCCCCTACTCGATGGATGAAATCCAGCAGACTACCAATAATAATGCTGGTTGCCCTCAGCTTAATTCAACCAACGAGGATTGTCTTTCTCTGAATATCTTCACGCCACAA TTGCCATTTGAATCCGACAAGCTTCTTCCTGTCATGGTTTGGGTCCATGGAggaggtttttctcttggccATGCCCTCGAATATCTACCCAACAGATTTATGGAACACGACATCGTTCTAGTTCCGATTCAGTACCGCCTCGGTCCACTTG GTTTCCTCTCATTCGACACGGATGATGTTCCTGGCAATGCCGGCATTTTCGACCAAATCGAAGCTTTACGTTGGGTCAACAAACACATCCAATACTTTGGAGGAGATCCCAGTCAAATCACCATCGCAGGAGAAAGTGCTGGAAGCGCTAGTATTACGCTTCTTCTGTTGGCACCACAAGCAAGAG GACTCTTCCAACGGGCCATCGCCGAAAGCGGATCTGTTTTGGCTGAATGGGCCCTTGATGGCGACGGAAGAGGCAAAGCAGCTTCCCTTCAAATCTCTGAAATGGCAGGATGTCCAGTGGAACCTTACCAAGATTTACTCACTTGCGTGCGCAATATCGATCCCGCAGAACTGAACGAAGCATACCGAGACTACTCA ACGGCGGAAATGTCGAAAGGTGGCCTGGGCTTCAGCGGTTCCAATCCCATCATTCAAGTTGCTGGAGCACAACGGATTATCGAGTCGGACCCTTTTGAGTTATACAATTCCGGCAATTTTGCAAATGTTCCTACAAT GTTCGGtgcaaacaaacaagaaggCTCAGTGGTGTTAGGAC TGTTGTACACCAGTTTCTTAGTTCCCAACAATCTGACCGAAGACGAGGAGTATTTGGCAAATGATTTGGTCCCACAACTGCTGACTACGTTGC ACATTGATGATCCTACTGGAGAACTGGCCGCTCAGTTGACGGAGAAATATTTGAGTACAGCAGTAATGGGTAACTTCACATCAATGACGCCCGGCCTAATAGAC ATGTGTGGTGTGCTCTTTTTGAAAGAACCCTCGTACGAAACGACGCAAGTTGTTTCTCAATACAACGCCGATGCGTTTTTCTATTCATTTGAATACGAAGGGAGAAATTCGATTTTCAACTACGTTTTCGCTGCAAATCCACCTCCATTTCCTTCCG GTGTCGCCCATGCTGATGAGTTGATTTACCTGTACGTTATACCATTCCCGTCCATTCCACCGGGTCTCAATAATAGTGAGACTGAACTTTCTATGAAGATGCTTCAAGTTTGGACGAATTTTGTCATTTATGG CAATCCAACTCCCGACGGCGTACCTCTTCTTGATGGTATCCCACAGTTTTTACGATACAGCAGTGCCGTTGAATCGTACACCGCCATTGACGACGTTTGGCGATCGGAGACAGACTACACACTAACTTACACCGTAACGGTCGATGAATTGAACCCTCCCGTCAACAAGCGCAGAGTTTCCAACAAACAATCTGAGCGTTCCAAATATGTATCATCCAGCAAAACCAATGATCTTGCATATTGA
- the LOC123475517 gene encoding cholinesterase 1-like, which translates to MKSLLLPIVFLLAGYYVAEVSSQVILEVPGYGVLNGTIENSTYTERSFYAFRSVFYAEMPTPANRFLPPVPKAPYPMDEIQQTTNNNAGCPQPGAANEDCLSLNIFTPQLPFESDTLLPVMVWIHGGAFSLGHALEYLPNRYMEHDIVLVAIQYRLGPLGFLSFDTDDVPGNAAIFDQIEALRWVNKHIQYFGGDPSQITIAGESAGSASVSLLLLAPQARGLFRHAIGESGSVLAEWALDRDGRGKAASLKIAEMSGCPLEPYQDLLTCVQNVDAKTITQAYLDFAAEERFYGGLGFSGSNPVIQVAGAQRIIESDPRELYSSGNFANVPTMFGANKQEGTLVLGILYNDFLVPNNLTEDEEFLANDLVPLLLNALHIDDPTGELATQLTEKYLSTAVMGNFTSMIPGLTDMCSVLFLKGPTYETTQLVSQHNPDAFFYSFEYEGRNSIFSYLFAANPPPIPHGVSHADELIYLFIYPFKSVPPGLNSSEIEHSMKMLQVWTNFVIFGNPTPDGVALLDGIPQFLRYNTVEESYTAIDDVWRTEADYTLTYTVTVDELTPPGERRTASKRQSGRFQRSLPKKNNYLGY; encoded by the exons ATGAAGTCGCTTTTGCTGCCCATCGTTTTCCTGTTGGCCGGCTATTATGTAGCTGAGGTTTCTTCACAAGTCATCCTCGAAGTACCAGGCTATGGCGTTCTTAACGGGACCATTGAAAACTCGACTTACACTGAGCGTTCGTTCTACGCGTTTCGCAGTGTCTTTTATGCAGAAATGCCCACTCCTGCAAATCGATTTCTG CCACCGGTTCCGAAAGCTCCCTACCCCATGGATGAAATCCAGCAGACTACCAACAATAACGCAGGATGCCCTCAACCTGGAGCAGCCAACGAGGATTGTCTTTCTCTGAACATCTTCACACCACAA TTGCCATTTGAATCCGACACGCTTCTTCCCGTCATGGTCTGGATCCATGGAGGAGCTTTTTCTCTTGGCCATGCACTCGAATATCTACCTAACAGATACATGGAGCACGACATCGTTCTAGTTGCAATTCAGTACCGTCTTGGTCCACTTG GTTTCCTCTCCTTTGATACTGACGATGTTCCTGGCAATGCCGCTATTTTCGACCAAATCGAAGCTTTGCGTTGGGTCAACAAACACATCCAATACTTCGGAGGAGATCCTAGTCAAATCACTATCGCGGGAGAAAGCGCTGGAAGTGCTAGCGTTTCACTTCTTCTCTTGGCCCCCCAAGCAAGAg GGCTTTTCCGACATGCTATTGGCGAGAGCGGATCTGTTCTAGCTGAATGGGCCCTTGATCGCGATGGAAGAGGCAAAGCGGCTTCCCTGAAAATCGCTGAAATGTCAGGATGTCCTTTAGAACCTTACCAAGATTTGCTCACCTGTGTGCAGAACGTTGACGCAAAAACTATTACCCAAGCTTATCTAGACTTTGCG GCGGAGGAAAGATTTTACGGTGGTCTTGGATTTAGTGGTTCAAATCCTGTCATTCAGGTTGCTGGAGCTCAACGGATCATCGAGTCCGATCCCCGTGAGCTTTACAGTTCGGGAAATTTCGCAAATGTCCCTACCAT GTTCGgagcaaacaaacaagaaggCACATTAGTGTTGGGAA TATTGTACAACGATTTTTTGGTACCCAATAATTTGACTGAAGACGAGGAGTTTTTGGCAAATGACTTAGTACCACTTCTGCTGAACGCATTGC ATATTGATGATCCTACCGGAGAATTGGCCACTCAGTTAACAGAAAAATATTTGAGCACTGCAGTAATGGGCAATTTTACATCCATGATACCCGGATTAACAGAT ATGTGCAGCGTGCTCTTCTTAAAAGGACCGACGTACGAGACAACACAACTCGTTTCTCAACATAATCCTGACGCGTTCTTTTACTCCTTCGAGTACGAAGGAAGAAATTCCATTTTCAGCTATTTGTTTGCTGCAAATCCACCTCCAATTCCTCACG GTGTCAGCCATGCCGATGAACTGATATACCTGTTTATTTACCCATTCAAGTCTGTCCCACCCGGTCTCAATAGTAGTGAGATTGAACATTCGATGAAAATGCTTCAAGTCTGGACAAATTTCGTCATATTTGG TAATCCAACTCCGGACGGTGTTGCACTTCTTGATGGAATTCCACAGTTTTTACGATACAACACCGTCGAAGAATCCTACACCGCAATTGACGATGTTTGGAGAACGGAGGCAGACTACACATTAACGTACACCGTGACGGTGGACGAACTCACTCCTCCTGGTGAAAGACGCACAGCTTCAAAGAGACAGTCTGGTCGCTTCCAACGTTCACtgccaaagaaaaacaattatcTGGGCTATTGA
- the LOC123475340 gene encoding transmembrane protein 45B-like: protein MLAHEFCETATGFENGHWTHWGNAQHISMFLFFGFTGVIDVLYFYKVDIPSNLDYASAFLAFGIEGFLFGNHLHGRSHMDVMVHMYLFYVIIACVICVALEARYRENVTVALARTYFTFLQGTWFYQIGFILYPPGGMAHWDQENHDQMMIITMIFSWHCAVVAVIMFFFVLIVGKMVKRGSTGNDFVRNDIQYQKVGANGLNSGESSRPIISNSSTMRQTFDETSEDEV from the exons ATGTTAGCACACGAATTTT GTGAAACGGCGACGGGATTTGAAAATGGTCATTGGACACATTGGGGCAACGCTCAGCACATTTCAATGTTCCTTTTCTTCG GTTTTACCGGCGTCATTGATGTCCTCTACTTTTACAAAGTCGATATTCCATCGAATCTCGACTATGCTTCAGCTTTTCTTGCGTTTGGCATCGAAGGATTCTTATTCGGAAATCATCTTCATGGCAGGTCACACATGGACGTTATG GTCCACATGTATTTGTTTTACGTTATCATAGCCTGCGTGATATGTGTGGCCCTAGAGGCTCGCTATAGAGAAAATGTCACAGTTGCTTTGGCTAGAACCTATTTCACGTTTCTCCAAGGAACGTGGTTCTACCAGATTGGATTCATCTTGTATCCCCCTGGTGGTATGGCTCATTGGGACCAAGAGAACCACGACCAAATGATGATAATCACCATGATCTTCAGCTG GCACTGTGCAGTTGTGGCTGTGATTATGTTCTTCTTCGTACTCATTGTTGGCAAAATGGTCAAGAGGGGATCCACTGGAAACGATTTCGTCCGCAATGACATTCAATATCAAAAGGTTGGCGCGAATGGCTTGAACAGTGGTGAAAGTTCTCGACCGATTATTTCGAATAGTTCAACTATGAGACAGACCTTCGACGAGACCAGCGAGGACGAAGTTTAA
- the LOC123475227 gene encoding esterase FE4-like, protein MKSLLLPIIVIFLLAGHYLAEVSSQVILEVPGYGVLNGTNENSTYTERPFYAFRDVFYAEKPTPENRFLPPLPKIPYSMDEIQQATNNNAGCPQLNSTNEDCLSLNIFTPQLPFESDKLLPVMVWVHGGGFSLGHALEYLPNRFMEHDIVLVPIQYRLGPLGFLSFDTDDVPGNAGIFDQIEALRWVNKHIQYFGGDPSQITIAGESAGSASITLLLLAPQARGLFQRAIAESGSVLAEWALDGDGRGKAASLQISEMAGCPVEPYQDLLTCVCNIDPAELNEAYRDYSTAEMSKGGLGFSGSNPIIQVAGAQRIIESDPFEL, encoded by the exons ATGAAGTCGCTTTTGTTACCCATCATCGTTATTTTCCTTTTGGCCGGCCATTATTTAGCTGAGGTTTCTTCGCAAGTCATCCTCGAAGTACCTGGTTATGGCGTTCTTAACGGGACCAACGAAAACTCGACTTACACTGAACGTCCGTTCTACGCGTTTCGCGATGTTTTTTACGCAGAAAAACCCACGCCTGAGAATCGATTTTTG CCACCGCTTCCGAAAATCCCCTACTCGATGGATGAAATCCAGCAGGCTACCAATAATAATGCTGGTTGCCCTCAGCTTAATTCAACCAACGAGGATTGTCTTTCTCTGAATATCTTCACGCCACAA TTGCCATTTGAATCCGACAAGCTTCTTCCTGTCATGGTTTGGGTCCATGGAggaggtttttctcttggccATGCCCTCGAATATCTACCCAACAGATTCATGGAACACGACATCGTTCTAGTTCCGATTCAGTACCGCCTCGGTCCACTTG GTTTCCTCTCATTCGACACGGATGATGTTCCTGGCAATGCCGGCATTTTCGACCAAATCGAAGCTTTACGTTGGGTCAACAAACACATCCAATACTTTGGAGGAGATCCCAGTCAAATCACCATCGCAGGAGAAAGTGCTGGAAGCGCTAGTATTACGCTTCTTCTGTTGGCACCACAAGCAAGAG GACTCTTCCAACGGGCCATCGCCGAAAGCGGATCTGTTTTGGCTGAATGGGCCCTTGATGGCGACGGAAGAGGCAAAGCAGCTTCCCTTCAAATCTCTGAAATGGCAGGATGTCCAGTGGAACCTTACCAAGATTTACTCACTTGCGTGTGCAATATCGATCCCGCAGAACTGAACGAAGCATACCGAGACTACTCA ACGGCGGAAATGTCGAAAGGTGGCCTGGGCTTCAGCGGTTCCAATCCCATCATTCAAGTTGCTGGAGCACAACGGATTATCGAGTCGGACCCTTTTGAGTTATAG
- the LOC116935915 gene encoding LOW QUALITY PROTEIN: uncharacterized protein LOC116935915 (The sequence of the model RefSeq protein was modified relative to this genomic sequence to represent the inferred CDS: inserted 1 base in 1 codon) produces MSSRNFSRGPRDPRAEHVDSRVDYFANGRFYELDSWDRSRSVFDNRTRFRSDDRERFCYPSFRERSPLRRPRYVDPNVQYPPVQYPPVRYLDEGDIRGPPADQDLYIXDPASAYDAYFECDYDPRSYPTHSEAKPEDEYYSDTPREDDWAEYDHAGAIDRGRPWRPQTGVRFTTDQSPISVELPTLSEEAQSVAGPSNGNQGSDPRRVEDEVAVINASPPPVVPKAICDEIASLLSVGVSTEQSKLTSKEFPLVYEVGDFSLMPPKPDAWMSRRSKDKGVLKAVNVKEEALIRTQLKIMDIGPPLIDLYARLAKMEEATTSDMRRSVQAALQQWGRAFAHVSKKRRESVVHFTDPRVEYLLKDDSCFATEREDGEEGAIPEAVADAGIPTQEAHPIVSISLKVGARLSVFADKWSEITDDPWVLKTISNGLKIDFLSEPFQRSSPRDVVMSDEMRAVC; encoded by the exons ATGTCGTCGCGAAATTTTTCTCGTGGTCCAAGGGACCCACGTGCCGAACACGTTGATTCTCGCGTCGACTATTTCGCAAACGGGCGATTTTATGAGTTAGACAGTTGGGATCGTTCCCGTTCAGTTTTTGATAATCGCACTCGTTTCCGCTCGGACGACAGGGAGAGATTTTGTTACCCTAGCTTTCGTGAGAGATCGCCTTTGAGGCGTCCACGGTACGTCGATCCGAATGTTCAGTATCCGCCTGTTCAGTATCCGCCTGTTCGGTATCTTGACGAGGGCGACATTCGGGGCCCACCGGCTGATCAAGACCTTTACA GTGATCCTGCTAGTGCTTATGACGCTTATTTCGAGTGTGACTATGACCCCCGATCCTACCCGACTCACAGTGAAGCTAAGCCAGAGGATGAGTATTACAGTGATACCCCAAGAGAAGACGACTGGGCTGAGTACGATCACGCGGGGGCAATTGATCGCGGTCGCCCTTGGCGCCCGCAAACTGGCGTTCGTTTTACGACGGATCAGTCGCCGATATCCGTCGAGTTACCGACCCTTTCAGAAGAAGCGCAGTCAGTGGCAGGCCCATCCAATGGTAATCAGGGCTCAGATCCTAGGCGGGTGGAAGACGAAGTTGCCGTCATCAACGCTTCGCCTCCACCAGTGGTACCCAAAGCAATCTGTGATGAAATAGCGTCCCTTTTATCCGTCGGCGTTTCAACCGAACAGTCCAAGTTGACTTCAAAAGAATTCCCACTAGTGTACGAGGTGGGTGACTTCTCACTTATGCCTCCCAAGCCGGATGCATGGATGAGTCGCCGATCTAAGGATAAAGGCGTTTTGAAAGCGGTCAATGTAAAGGAAGAAGCTTTAATTAGAACCCAGCTGAAAATCATGGACATCGGTCCCCCTTTGATTGACCTTTATGCTCGGCTGGCTAAAATGGAAGAGGCTACGACAAGTGATATGCGCCGCTCGGTCCAGGCTGCCTTGCAGCAGTGGGGTCGTGCTTTTGCCCACGTTTCAAAGAAACGGCGGGAGTCTGTTGTGCATTTTACGGACCCCAGAGTGGAATACCTTTTGAAAGACGATAGCTGCTTTGCTACCG AGCGAGAGGACGGAGAGGAGGGGGCGATCCCAGAGGCGGTCGCGGACGCGGGAATCCCAACCCAAGAAG CGCACCCCATCGTATCGATTAGTCTTAAAGTGGGCGCTCGATTAAGTGTTTTCGCTGACAAATGGTCAGAAATTACCGACGATCCCTGGGTTTTGAAGACGATATCCAACGGCCTTAAGATCGATTTTTTGTCAGAACCATTCCAACGCTCATCACCGCGTGATGTGGTAATGTCAGACGAGATGCGAGCTGTTTGCTAG